The following is a genomic window from Rhizobium sp. NRK18.
CGTTCGTCGCGACCTTCATCGGCTCGCCGTCGATGAACCTGATGAAGGGAACGTACAAGGCCGACAGGGGCCTGTTCGTCTCGGAAACGGGTGACGAGATTGCCCTCGGCTTCAGGCCCGAGGCAGCAGACGGGCAGCAGGTTCTGCTCGGCGTTCGCCCCGAGCATCTGCTGCTGAGCGAAAGCGGTCTTGCGGCAACCGTGATCGTGACAGAGCCGACAGGGCATGAAACCATGGTCTTCCTGCGCTACGGCGCCAGCGAACTGGTTGCCGTGTTTTCGGAGCGGCATGAATTCAAGCCCGGCCAGCAGGTGGTGGTTTCGCCACGGCCCGAGAAGCTGCATCTCTTCGACGCGAAGACGGGCAAGAGCCTGCGTCACGACTTCGGCTGACAGGAGGCGGGCGATAGCGAGGCGCAGCCGCTCGGCGCCCGCTTTGTCATGCGCCGAGCTTTTGACGCTCCGCAAGGCGCCATGCGCGCGGTGACACGCCGGTGTGGCGGACGAAGAAGCGCGAGAAATAGGCGGGATCGGAAAAGCCAAGGCTGAAGCTGATTTCCTGCACGCTGGTGCGAGTGAAGACCAGCTGGCGGCGGGCTGCCGCGAGCAGCTTTCCGGCGATGGCTTCCTGGACGCTCTTGCCGGTTGCCGCGCGCAGGACCCGGTTCAGATGGGTTGGCGAGATGTTCAGCGCTTGCGCATAAAAGGCTGCCGGGCGGTGGTCGAGATAGTGCTGCTGGAGTAGGGCATTGAACACCTCCAGGCGCCGTTCATTGACGGCCTCGTCTCTCGTTCCGTCGTCGGACCGCGTCTGATCAATGCGTTCGGTCAGCATCAGCACCGTCATCAGGTGGCTGTCGAGCAGCGCGGTGCGGTGGCCATGACGGGCCTCCCATTCGACGGCCATGCGTCTGAGGGTCTCGGCGACATAGTGGCCGTCATCATTGTCGCCCAGATAGGTGAGATGCGGCTTGGCAAGCCAGCTTCCAAGCCTGCTTCGCCCGCCCGGCGCTGCCGGCAGGTGTGAGGCGAGAATTGTGAAGACGAAACCGTCGACATCACTCGAAAAGCGAAAGCCGTGCTTTGCCGTTGGCGGCACGGTGATGATGGTCGGCGGGGCGAATACCTGCGTCCGTTCGCCGAACACGGCATCGCCGGAGCCGTCCGCGATGTACAGGATCTGAAAGAAATTCTCGTGGCGGTGCAGGGCGATTTCCCAGTGATGAAGCCGGCTGCGGGCGGGTATGGTTTCGCAATGCATCCAGAAATCGGGCCTATCGCCGATTTCTTCGCCGTATAGATCATATGTCGGGACAGGTTGGCGCATGGCTGTTTCCTGAGGCTATGTGTTCGATTTGTGCAATTTCTTGGCGGAAATGTCCATT
Proteins encoded in this region:
- a CDS encoding helix-turn-helix domain-containing protein; its protein translation is MRQPVPTYDLYGEEIGDRPDFWMHCETIPARSRLHHWEIALHRHENFFQILYIADGSGDAVFGERTQVFAPPTIITVPPTAKHGFRFSSDVDGFVFTILASHLPAAPGGRSRLGSWLAKPHLTYLGDNDDGHYVAETLRRMAVEWEARHGHRTALLDSHLMTVLMLTERIDQTRSDDGTRDEAVNERRLEVFNALLQQHYLDHRPAAFYAQALNISPTHLNRVLRAATGKSVQEAIAGKLLAAARRQLVFTRTSVQEISFSLGFSDPAYFSRFFVRHTGVSPRAWRLAERQKLGA